The following coding sequences lie in one Helicoverpa zea isolate HzStark_Cry1AcR chromosome 2, ilHelZeax1.1, whole genome shotgun sequence genomic window:
- the LOC124637308 gene encoding uncharacterized protein LOC124637308, which translates to MAMEHKCYCRGDEGNNIDLNKPEHLLPMMRPFSMRLTNLETVLKNMFTCGLLGEYLHYGTGGLLVGLWRETKDMHDIVHEWIPRHLNRYISQGYRLVLRNYLRQ; encoded by the exons ATGGCTATGGAACACAAGTGTTACTGCAGAGGCGATGAGGGCAATAACATCGACCTCAACAAGCCTGAACACTTACTGCCTATGATGAGGCCTTTCTCTATGAG GCTCACCAACTTGGAAACCGTACTAAAAAACATGTTCACATGCGGATTACTTGGTGAATACTTGCACTATGGAACCGGAGGCCTGCTGGTTGGACTGTGGAGGGAGACTAAGGATATGCACGATATTGTACACGAGTGGATACCACGGCATTTGAACCGATACATCTCGCAGGGTTATCGGTTAGTTTTGCGCAATTACTTGAGACAGTAG